TTAACACACGTGTTGCAATTAAAATGTTGCACGCTAGCATCTTCTTTTctattgattgttttataaCAAACGGTTTCAACAGCTATTGTTGAAAACCTAATCAAGTCCatgcaaatttatttattttaattttagaaagaaCACACTAGTATATGTAAATAGTAAATGTAGAAAGattgaaagagaaatatttcctgcttaattttcaaatgagtatacatgtatttaataaaaGAGGACAACGAACCGGTAATTTTATACTGCTTTTTTATGGTTCCGTTATTGATGGAAATTCATTTTATAGTGGTCTTTTAAAAACCTTTTAATCTTGAATTGGAGCAgtaaacatcataaaaaataatcatgatgAAAATGAGAATGGATATATTaccaagagacaacaacctgaccaaaggaCAGAAAGTTGCCGAAAGCCACCAATGACCCTTTAACGCAgtgagaaaatcccgcacccgtaggtgggCCTCAAATGGtcccttaataaaaaaaaaaactgtactagtttagtgaaaaatggacgtcataccaACTCCAAAACTTAAATACgaactgaaatgaaaaaaaccccaaaaacatacaagactaagtTAGTTGACTCTACCtgtgactttggacaggcgtaTAAATGCGGCCGGTTCAATCAAGTTTTGTGAGATCTTAACCttccccctatacatctagcctaCTATGTAGAATATAGAAACACATAGCAATActcacagtaaaactcagttcaaaagaagtcctAGTCCGAATTCAgaaaaggtaacaaaagaaatttatcaaaatgacaatgaaacataaattaacaaaggactactattAGTTACTGACatataacaaagaagatgtggtgtcattgtcaatgagataactctccacaaaagaccaaaacattaatcatgataatggaaTATGTAGACAGCTTTCTCACAAGCAAACAGCCCCGAACTGTAAAAATGTAGGGACATGCCaactccagacctcaattaaactgattgaaagatcatgtcttcatcatatgaatatcaagcacatGTACTATTCTTGAATATGTTTTGACAGAAAGAATAGTCGGAGTATTTTTAATTGCTTCTTGCTGAAGCTTTGACGCATAAATCAATGCTACGATGTATTAAAATCCAATTACGACCGAAAGAAAAGTCGAAAATAGACAAGGAACTAGAGGAGGATACTAACGAATTCCGTAATATGTGAAAATTTGAACTAATAATTTCAGATCATCTAAATGGTTTAGATATGTGTTTGTATGAATCTAAAACTTGTTTTGTAATCTAATTATTGTGCACATGTGATTTATTTCCTTAATGTATAACGATTTAATGTATAACAGGAAATCAGTTTGTATTAACAAAAAGTTCTTATCTTTAATACTTTGTGTCCTTGTTGCAATTATAATCAAACTATTTTGCAATGACCACCTTGATACACCGCCTTGTTACATcaaatgtatgtttcattataatacgttattctgattggctacacTGCAATCTTGCGTTATTCCTTAATCAACTTCAATACACATTAAAATTTACCATTCATGATGACaagaggtcccacaataaagtgcacaggtgtatcaaataaaaacttgataaaaatcgtgtattcatgatcctagcttaaatatgtaattataagcattgaatgcttctttttgtaacttcatacgGTAAAAGCGAATTGACCTATAGCGCaaattttagaatgaagcgcttccgcgatTCATAAAACTGAAATGTAcatcggtcaacgcttttacacccaaatgaagttacaaaaagcagcatttaattcttaaatagaTTTGGAGGATGAAACTGGATAGGGTTTTAAGTTCGGTAGCAAAAATTACAACCATATCAAGACTTCAACATGTAAATGAATatgaatatgtataaaaaaaatagttccaGGTTAACGAGACAGACTCACTGGGTCAGATATTTTAGACGATATTTAACTAGGAAACAGTCAGTAGGATCACTTGCCAACTACAAGGACAATTTCAACTGAATCTTGGCCGACCATGCAGTCCActattcttaaaaataaaagcCGCGCGGCGTGGTTTTTTTGCAGAGAAGaagcaaataacaatttaaaaatctaTGTTAGTTGACTCTACCTGTGATCGTAGTTAACTGACTCGAAGAAAAGGGATACAACAATTGTAAAAGGAGTGCTGGTTAACGAACACCGAGATGCTAGAACTATATAttgatcaatttttaaaaaataaatagttggaagattgtcaatgagacaattctccgcAAGGGGCCAacatgaaacagaaattaacaactataggtcaccgtacggccttcaataatgaacaaCCCCCATatcgcataatcagctataaaaggccccaaaatgacaatgtaaaacaaatcaaacgaggagactaacggcctaatttacaCATATATGTAccaaaaatgaagtaaaaacaaaaatataacgtataaacaaactatataaaaatatttcaacaatgaTAAACAAAGTACCTTATTATTATGTAGATTCATTTTGAAACGTTCAAAATAGTAGTATTCCTCGTGTTCTCCATCTAACAATAAATCTGCCCACTGGTTCTCTGCATCGTACCCGAAGGCAACACACTCTCGTTTACCATCTAATAAAAGACATGTCGGAGTTTTCATTGACATAAATTGTCGACTTCCGGCCTTCCATACAGGGTTAGCTTGTATCTTTAATGGATCTTTAACGAATTCATCTctcatggaaaatgaataaccTGAGTATGTCGTACCAAAGTCTAAAGCAGCAACCATAAGGTAATTCCCTGTTTCTGCCATCGCTTATTATTATTGTCCTAAAATCAGAAGAATCACCGTTgtgttgaatattattaaatgtaAACTATGTAACAACGAGTACAGTAATTTCAGCTTCATCATATAAGTTGCCTTTCACAAGcagttcaaaattaaaatggaataaaaataaatggggaatatgtccaTAGGAAACCCATGGTGCCTAGCATTCAAATAAAAGTTACTAAGGGacatattttgcatttgtttgcatctgtccttagtcaggaacctgatgtttaGTATTCGTCGTCTGGTGTGatttataagtgtttcttgtttcgcgttttttgttttgttttataccGTAGACtttcctgtttataaaaaagaagatgtggtatgattgccaatgagacaactatccacaaaagaccaaaatgacacagacattaacaactataggtcaccgtacggccttcaacaatgagcaaagcccatacagcttagtcagctataaaaggccccgataagacaatgtaaaacaattcaaacgagaaaaaaattgaatggttttacacttgccATTTTAGGGGCTcttaatagcttgctgttctgtATGAGCAAatgttccgtgttgaaggccatactgtggtctctaatggtttacttttacaaaatgtgCCTTGGAGGGAGAGTTGTCTTcttggaactcataccacatcttcttatatctaaatcACAAGAACGATGAAAGTGACGCTACGCAAGTACAAACTTGATttatgttttgtggtaataagcattgtgtataagattcataacatttggttgaggcaaacttaagaaTGTCGTTTGTCgctatgttacatatttgtgttgtcgacgtatatttgttccacctaacagaagttccaactGAAACTTTGTTACAAATAATgtcataaaaattattttttctcatgttTGACAGGTGAAAAGCAAAACAAACTACGCACATATTACAAGTTAAAAGAGGAATATAAACCTGAGACTTATACAAAGTTAAATAtcccaaaacaatatattagaCAATTATGCAAATTAAGAATTTCTAACCACAATTTACACATTGAAAAAGGCAGATATGATAAAACGCCTTTGGATCAAAGAATATGTAAACATTGTATGGATAACAAAATTGAAGATgagtttcattttatatgtgaaTGCAACCTCTATCACGAGGAGAGAGAAAAGTTTTATGATGACATTGTTAATATTATACCACGTTTTTGCAATttagataattttgataaatttaaatatttaatgaactGTTCGGAGACTAATGTTCTCACCagatttcttatatatatagacaaatgtattttgattaGACATTCATCAGTGGGaataattgcataatattgaAGTTTGAGTTCTGTCCCTTGCTTGTGATACGTGTCAAAATTGTTGGctgttatgttttattgttgttttgttttgtatatgtttttttttttatatgtgttcaCATGTTTCAGCGATGATCCTTTTGTACTGGATTTTATACTGAATAAAATTAGTTAGTTAGTTAGTTAGTTAATACCTATATTCCTGTtgggaacaaatattctataccatttattccgttaggaacaaatactgtaatatttactcctctggaaataatattccagaacatattttccttttggaacttatattattAAAGGAACTCCTATTCCGTGACTTTAAAGCAATTCATTTGTGTGACTGATtgatgatcatgatgattaCTAAACATGAAGTACCCAATATTAGCCATTGGTTTTTATGATCATGATCATGTACTGGCATAAGCCTTTGGATTTTGCAAATCTCACCTAGTGAAATCAATCTTTTCCTTTTCTTCttacatgcatgtacatgtattccaTGAGTAAGTTATTTAATCAAGTCggttatatatatttgagattGTGCTGTTTCACACCAATTGTGATTTCATCCTACAAatggaaaaacaataaaatgaatgCAAGgacataaactttaaaaaaacaaatcaagtcCCGTTTGAATCTTAATACTTCTTTCATCGAAAGTGAAAACACTTAACTGACGTAGAGAGGAATTTAAAGAAGGAACATTCAATCCTAATTTTCCCTCCAAAACTCAATAAAAGACATTGGTTCCTAGACCCTTTTGTCGAAACATTtgctaaattatttattatacaatttatGGTCTGTTGGAAATCGCgcttcatttaagaattgaaacCTTTCGGGGATGGTGAAGTAAAAGTGTTAACTGAAgcacattttgatttaaaatattatgtttgtacatatactttttaaaGACATTTCAGTAAAACCTATTATACTGTAACCCTGGTTACCATGATTACAAGATATAACAgtagttacatttttttttattatttatgaatgTTGTTGTGAAATAACTACTCCCTTTGCAGTGATAGTTAACTTGTTCTGCTGTGTCAGATTGTGGTGCCCAAGACGTAATAGCACTTTTTCAAGTTAACAAAATTGTTGCTATTTCTAACTGTCTGAAATCACATTATTAAAAATGTTCCTACTGTTTTCCCTGAATGTCTTGTATTCTCTTATTTTCTACACTGCTTTGCAAGACACGTAAAGTGCTAGTATTTAAGGATGCTTTGTGATTATGAAACATTAACTGGTGGGTTATATATTCATAGGAAGACAAAAAATTACTGGCTGATTGAGGTTACAGGATAGACATGCCTGCATTACGTGTACAGCGATTGATTTAAGTTTGCGGTAATTTTTGTTGGTAATTAACACATAGAAAGAGCTGTGAGAGTTAGAGTTATTATGAACAAATGGAAACATATAGTTCCCTTTGCGGATAGTAAGGTTATCAGAAGATAAGACAACATATTTTGACACCTGGACACTGTACGCACAAACCTCAGGCACAAACATTACGCAACACttagtatcaaaatataacttttatttcaaatatatatatattttaatctaaccaaaatgttgaaaatagacccacatctttttttattattgatgttATGACTCATATAGTCTTCAGAATTCATTTAAAAAGCTACAactgaatttttcaacatgagtgtattgaaaatgtatttttttgaaaatggcCAATAAACATGCATAGGCCAAAAGTTGACTTTCAATAACCTCTCTATGAATGTAAAATCATGCGtgttaaaagaaatcaaaagtacaaataatatTTGATTGGTTTTCATGCACGTCCAAACTTGATTAACGaaagaaaataaactgtaaaatatGAATGTACTTACCGCAATATTAAATAATTCTACTCACTcgacaaacacatcaaatgaatgaactTCCTGTTTTTAAACTACTTCGCAGTTCGTCTATTTAAAGATTCTGGTAACCTACATTTAACagtttatcatatttaatttaaataccttcataataaatatataaacattatacGCACTGATTAGTGTACTGAACTGGTCGCATTGTTTTTGTAACGTTAACATGAAATAGAAGCCGGGGAACCTTTCTATAACATTACAATGATTACAGAATGTCAGAATTACTGGGATTCCATGCTAAAACAAATGTGATAATCCTGTAACTAAAATAATAGAGGGTCCGGAGGGGGAgggaatttgtttttatattcttCTAAATTGTTTGGgcatttttttagatatattaagaagatgtggtatgggtgccaatgaaacaactctccattcatgtaacaatttataaaagtaagccatattataagtcaaagtacgaCCTTTataaacacggagccttggctcacactgaacattAAGATATGAAGGTCCCTAAAAAttacctacatgtatgtcaaaccattcaaacaggataATCTCTTTTCTTTCAactcatatttgaaaataacgcttcttttgtttttaaaatacttatacacataatttactattatttttttctattaattcatattcttcatttttgaGGTCAGTCTCgtattacatatataattataattatttttatttttttaaattattctttatacttttgcatCCAATTTAATGAATTCtctattatttacttttttgttctttttctatATTCCTAAAATTGTATTTCCGTTATAATCTATTCtacaaaaaatgcatataaCCCGTCCCCAACTCAACCAAGACCCTTACACCAGTTATACTTTCATACTGCTctggttatttttgttttgaggatgtttttttttatgctgaTGCGTCTAGAAAGCACGGCTCTTTTGTATAATATTCGTTATCGTCCCAAATATGCATGATATATATTCGTCACTTGTCACTATATATCGCCATTTATCAAAATTCTCAAGAATTTCTTATCTATTATAGGTGAATCCAGtgattttcttttctaaaaagGGGGGGTCACAACCCCCGGAACTCGGACTCGTACTGAGAGTAGTTGTCTGAAACAACATTACGatacacttatatatataaagtggtATAATATGTATACTGTGGCCTTTATATGccttttcgtgtttttttcgTTGAGCTGCACTGTCCTCCTGTCGTGTACATGTTTATTCCGCGTTTGTCTTTACTTCATATGTTCGTAGTCTTCAATCAAGAAATAGCTTTCATAAACACCTATCGATAAAAAAGATAAGTATACATTAACTATGCtagtattatatttaaaaaaaaaaaccaacaaaatatttttatagggAAGGAGACAACTCAATTAttcatgtttatcatgttttcttGTAAATATCTCTACAAATGAAATACTTTGTCAACAATATTTGTCAAGAATTCGTGAAATTCAATTGTATTTTACTGTATTAGTAATCAGACAGCATTAAATAAAacgtatgtttttttcttgattgcaagctgaaggacgcctccgggtgcggcaACTTCTCGCTACatttaagacctgttggtgaccttctgctgtaacagttttttttttctatggtcgggttgttgtctcttggatagatagatagatagatagatactttattctctaaaaactaaatacaagtttacagagaaacatacactaaatacatatacaatagttaaggtaaacaaatacagtaagatattttaaaagtaaaaaattataatttacaaagtctgaataaTCTTTGAGTGCCccttgtcttttttcttttttcctgcATTCGTTGTCAAACCATGATTTGTTCGATTTCCGTTTTTGTGTATTGAGATGAAATATTAATCCATATGACACAATTGCTTTCATTTTCTATAAGCtagacatattttaaaatctcatgtttttaacaaattattagGCCGCCCGATCGtctatttaaatttgaatcatAAGTTGAATCTGTTTTTCATCCAGGCAGGGATAGATGGTCGCAGTTGTCGGGTTTGGTTTCTTGGAGACATAATATATCTTATTTGGTTATAAGGTCAATAAAGTTACTTCGTGCTTGTCTTAATTTCGCATACATTTAagcataatattttttaatttctaatttcaTATTCACGGCAGTTTATCTTACACTGTTTATGATTCAAAGTTCTTGTGGTTACGTTTGTACCTCCTGCGATTTCCTATGACGATGAGCTAGTTCTTAATCTCTTGTTCGGCCTACTTACAGTATCATTATTTTCCTTTGAGAAAGATTGGCTTTCCTCTATAttgtttttagaattataaacTTTACCTTCGATAATTAATTTGTCCCGTATCAGACTAACTCTTTTCCCATTTCTTTTCGCGTCTTTCATGACAGGATATAATTTTCGTCTCCGTTCTTCTATTTCAATAGGAAATTGTAAGTTCATCCCAAACTGAggtttttcttttaactttgGCCCTGCTTCTAAAACTTTTCGTAGGTCAGcaaaatatacgaatttcacTACAATAAGTCTTGGTTTGCCCTTATTTTTGTCTGCCCTACCAAACCTATGGATATTTCCAAactgtatatcttttttaattaaaagttcATTCGAAATGAAGTTCTGAATTGCGATTTTGGTGTCTTCCTTGGGTTTCTCCTCAATTCCGCTAAAAACAAGGTTATTTTGCATTTAACAAATTTccgatttccattctcaattttatattaacatttaGATGCCGATGTGttatttaaaatgagaaaaaattgtCCCATGATTCACATTTTCATTATATAGATTTATAAGTCAATAACACTAAATCCATAGGTGTCCAGTAAGAATTATCCgagtactatatatatatatattggataTTGTCATCTATAATGaatagagttatctttctttgtactAATTATTTCCATGTCCAAGTGCATTTGCCCTTGGTCTCTTTTCTATTTTAGTGACTTGTATTATTTATTCCTTCAACTTGTTTTTATAGGTGGAACTCTGTTAGCAAACTATTTCCATCTCCATTTGATATGgtgaattaaattattaaactaTTTTTGCTGGCATTCTAGCATAGCAGAGAAACTTTGAAAgaacaaataacaataacaattgttttatgttgtgacattttatatgatatatatatattctatgatATTATATTCTCTTCATgtgaattgaaattttaatattatcttcattatatgtttttgtgttaAGAATCAGAatgtattgtttattgttgtcATTATGTCCCGTCAGGGGccctaaattggaaaataaaGAACTTTGAACTTTGAACTTTGTATTGCATGCATTGCAAGTATTGCAGGGTTATCCTATAAAcgatttatttaagaattgaatgcttctttttgtaaatttattggggtgtaaaagcgttgaccgaagtacattttgtatgaagcgcggaagcttGACAAGCTTGTATGACACATGAAGTGGTTAACTAAAAGCAATCAACCTGATCAGATGATATCATCAAGAACTACTAGATtcattattgcgaaaaatgcaacacgttgcgaaaaatgcaacaggGTTATCATGGTAACCGTAAttatcgcaataatttaaactcgcattttgataaatttgtagTTGAATTAAACTGGATTTTCctcaaaatcgcaataataaatgcacgcaataatttctgaatttacaagaTTAGTTCAAAAGGAATATCGATAGATgctggaaaataaaataacactttaCAAATTGTGTTCGACAATGTTCGAAGCGCTTTTCTAAATAAACCTGTACCATGCAAGCTAACACCCGGCCATAATGTAAAGGTCAGCAATGCCTAAGTTACtgcataaaagagggacgaaagataccaccgtgacagtcaaactcgtaaatctaaaacaaactgacaacgccatggctaaaaatgaaaaagacaaacagaaaacaatagtacacatgacacaacatagaaaactaaagaataaacaacacgaattcgaaccccactaaaaactaggggtgatctcaggatGATGATCTTTATATACTGTTACTGTTACTGGTAATTTCCTCATCTCTCAGGAGCACTCCCAAAGGGATACATAGATTTTAAAGTATAGTCTAAGAAAGGATCTAAgaaaggatatatatatatacaacttacGTTA
The nucleotide sequence above comes from Mytilus trossulus isolate FHL-02 chromosome 5, PNRI_Mtr1.1.1.hap1, whole genome shotgun sequence. Encoded proteins:
- the LOC134717679 gene encoding heat shock 70 kDa protein 12B-like codes for the protein MAETGNYLMVAALDFGTTYSGYSFSMRDEFVKDPLKIQANPVWKAGSRQFMSMKTPTCLLLDGKRECVAFGYDAENQWADLLLDGEHEEYYYFERFKMNLHNNKNITSGMMLDDITGTKRLPAFDVFKFSIQYLVNHLLDILKTRGNVVRHNEVQWVLTVPAIWTDRAKKFMRSCAEAVSE